The genomic segment AGATCTTAACAAGGTTCCTTGTGCCACTGGAAGAGAAACATCCCCATAGCATTGTGTTTCCACCACCATACTTGACGGTGGGTACAGTGTCTTTCGGCTTGTATGCTTCTCCTTTCTTCCTCCAGACGTATTCAGCATCCATATGACCAAATAACTCCAACTTCGTCCCGTCAGACCACAGGATGGTTGACCAAAACCTGGGATCTTACTTCAGATGACCTCTAGCAAAGGCCAGGCGAGCCTCTAGATATTTCTTCCTGAGCAACGCGTTTTTCGAGACCTACGTCCATGGAGATCTCTGTGCAAGACTCGCTCAATTGTGGACCACAACATCTTCGTCCCTGCCTGAACAAGCGTTTCAGTTAGGGCCTTGGTTGTGGTCCGAGAGTTGTTGTTGACCTCTAGGAAGATTTTCCTGGCAAGTTTGGGAGACACCTTACACTTCCTACCACGCCCACTGAGGTTTTTAACAGTGTTGAACCTCTTGAGCTGATTGATTGTGCTCTGGACGGTTGCCACAGGGTCATCATACTGCTTTGAAATGGCCATGTAACCCTTTCCTTCACTGTAGACATGCACAAGATGTTGACATAGGTCCTCACTAAACTCCTTTATCTTGGTCACGATGGTCAGAAACTGAGAATGACCAGAACACTTTTCCTCTATTTATACTCTTCTGAAAATAACTGTAGGACAAAGATattcacaggaaaaaaaaaaaaactttaggcCATTTCTATTATTATGCAAATGAAGTTTCGCCAACTGACATGTGGATTTGTGCATAGTAACAAGTAGAGAAAAAATACACAGGCAGTACCAAGATAAAAGCTTTTACAAATGAAGGATTTAAAAGAATGAGTTTCCATGGTGTATGAACAGTTTAGGGGACGACTGCATAGTCAGTAGATATTCTTATGATCTCAGCTTAGGGAGTCTTTAGAATGCAGTTCTAGCTACGATAGGAAAATGCTTTCATCGGGAGAGTTCTTTGGTGATCGTGAAACTTACCCGACATTGAAAAGggtcttaaagaaaaaaaaaatcggttGACTATACTACTAagaaatatcagtttcaaatattggcacaaaccagcaatttcaggagcagaataagttgattacatcaactccgaaaggatgaaaggtaaagtcgaccacggcagaacttgaactcagaacgtaacggcagacgaaatacctgtttctttactacccacaagaggctaaacacagaggggacaaacaaggacagacaaaaggatcaagtcgattagatcgaccccagtacacaaattggtacttaattaatcgaccccgaaaggatgaaaggcaaagtcgacctcggcggaatttgaactcagaacgtagcggcagacgaaatacctgtttctttactacccacaaggggctaaacacagagaggacaaacaaggacagacaaacagattaagtcgattatatcgaccccagtgcgtaattggtacttaattaatcgaccccgaaaggatgaaaggcaaagtcgacctcggtggaatttgaactcagaacgtagcggcagacgaaataccgctaagcatttcgcccagcgtgctaacgtttctgtcagctcgacgTCTTATATTACTAAGAATATTGCCTCATAATTTAAGCTTTGACTTAAATGAAATTAGGAATCACATCAaaagatttgtttttaaatatagaagacatcgtcatcctcgtttaacgtccgtaTTCCTTgccggtatgggttggacggtttgacatgatACGATAGATCCAAAGACTGCATTgtgttccaatgtctgctttggtatggtttctacgactggataaACCAACACCATCGTTCCACCAGTACTGATGAGTTCGCCATGCAACTAGTAAGACTACGAACGCCGAGGAAAAGGGGTTGGCTTCATACTCAGGGCGAAAGAGGGGCAGGGGAAAATTCTGGAGAGGAGTTGCATAGCTTCTCTCAtttaggggagagggagagagagaaaatgaacagCAGAATCTGCAACGAGATAGTGGCAATGAGGTGTCCAGGTGATCCCTGAAGGAACAAAGTGAATAGAagagtgatggtgatgaggaggcacttttattatcaatttttgaTCGATCACTTTGAAATGAGACGGAGGAAATGCCCCAAAGCATTTTGCAATAATAACCTTTCTTATTAGtgacacaaggcctgagattttgtggGTAAGGgatagatgattacatcgactccagtgttcaactggcgcttattttatcgactctgaaaagataaaaaaacatcgtcgacttcggcagaatgcGAACTCAGAAAagtaaagcattttgtccgacgtgctaacgattctgccaatctccACATCCAGCTGTTTGAGTCACTATACCCATGAAGCGAAATGAATTCAACAACTAAagcaattacaattttttttcaataattttattttcagtaaacAGGAATGTTAGACGTCATTTTTTTCTTGAATAAAGCTTGACACTTTGACCAAGGTAATTCGTCAGTCCTCTTTGACTAATGAAGGAATTGCGGAGAATGGATACCAAAAtgattgaaatcaatatttcagatTTAATCAAGATGACTGAATTGCTTCCTTAAGGGGATTAAGTTTTAAATCCTTGCAGTCTCTACACCAAGCAGACTGGTATAAAAAGGTTAGCGTTTGATCGACGTCATCATACTACAGATAGCAAATATGCTTTTATGGATCTCGATGGTATAACACGGTGACCAAACAGAACTGTGAACGGAAACATTTTTAAGTACAATTGAGCTTTTTTTATCTTACAAACCAAAACagaatgaatgaaatttaatCAAGAATCTTGCGACTTTTTCCAAAACTCATTCCGGCTTGTGATGCTCCTTTGTTAGAGCCATACTGAAGACTTATGACACTATTTCCAGCATTCAGCTGTTCTTCTGTGAAGGTCCTGACATTAGCTTGAGATTCTTGTGGTCCAAAACCGATTTCTCCGTTTGCGCGAGCCTacaaaagtggaaaaaaattattagtaTTCGTATAAATCTGAAGATATTTAGCGCCAAAATATTTAGTTGTTCACGAGGAAACTATTCAAAACAATTTCTAAATCAAAATGTCTATTTTCCCCTGAGCCCCATTATAACTTTTACAGAATAATTTATGCCCCACAGGTGGTTGGATAAAAACgaattttaaatattctattacaatttggtgtaggagtggctatgtggtaagtagctcgcttaccaacctcatggttccgggttcagtctcactgcgtggcacattggtcaagtgtcttctactatagcctcggaccgaccaaagccttgtgagtggatttggtaaacagaaactgaaagaagcccgtcgtatatatgtgtgtgtgtgtgtgtgtgtttgtcccccccccccaacatcgcttgacaaccgatgctggtgtgtttacgtccccgtaacttagcggttcggcaaaagagaccgatataataagtgccaggcttacaaagaataagtcttgggtcgatttgctcgactaaaggcggtgctccagcacggccacagtcaaatgagtgaaacaagtaaaagagtgttttATACAAAATAATCTACCAGTAACTCTTATTAAGTACCGAGTATCGACTTCTCATAATTATAAACTTTCCGTAAAGAAATATCCGCACTCGGACATCAGAATAGCCCTGTTCTGTAGCAAACAGTCCTCACAGTCTGCTTGGCTGGAGGGACAGATTTGGTTAAGCTGAGTACAGGTGGATTAGGTTTGCTGTGAAAAGATTTTCACAATTCCATGTCCCactaaaaacgaagaaaaaatggACCCCATGCCCCACATTAGGAATCACTAATCTAAAAGTGGTTGCCATTTGTCATTGAATCCCAGGTCAGACCTGGTTAgggattccagccatgaccatcccaggTTTTTGTATATCTATAACAAAATTGTGTTTTCTATAAAAGATATTTAATATGAAGATTTAGTTATTCCTAGCAAATAGAGTGACTCCTTAGAGATCTCCTGCTAATCCATAGTGAAACTGTGATGCTATAGAATAGGTACAGGCAacctttttcgagaagcgggccgcatgagacagATCATCACCAGGCGGGCCGCACTACTAAAAAAATGTTCAAGATAAATTCAAGGTGGGTGTGCCATTCAGGAAGCCCTGGCGGACCGCGGTTTGCCCATAACTGAGATGGAACAAATAAAACAGATCATTTTTCAAACCTCGAGGCTACTTCATTGCAATCAATGACACTCAgtcattttatacatttccacaatacttgaacaaggccagcaatttcgtgaggGTGGggggttatgtcgattatatcgacccaagtgctcagCTGGTgcatatttatcgaccccgaaaaaaaaaaaaaaaaaaaaaaaacgaaaagtcgaccttggaagaatttgaactctgagcataAAGACGAACCAAAtgctttctgagttcttttatagggcttagaaaaactgaaggactgctgcaataaatgtgtgaatctgaaaggggaatattttgtgttttcttttacccaaagccaggagcttttcagcacacccttgaatataacatatctatatacttaaGAGTGGAGTCGcagtggcccaatggttagggcagcggactcgcggttgtaggatcgcggtttcgattcccagaccgggcgttgtgaatgtttattgagcgaaaacacctaaaagctccatgaggctccagcagggggtggtgatccctgatgtactctttcaccactctttcttctgttggcctgctcgcttagccagcggggtggcgtcattcgaaggctaaaacaatgcgaatgcattgtgaccagcgatgtgtaactacatctgatggactggtcggtcacgtgatcacgtgatatacttAAGTACCTATACGTATATAAaacagacatatctatctatgtatgcacgcgcgtgtgtgtgtgtgtgtgtaacgcatttacatacacacaccataatgTTTCCATCAATAGAGTGTGACCTACCTTTCGGCCTAAACCTTGTAAACAAACAACAACTTGGTTAAGATTTTGTGCTTCGGTAAGATCAATTGTTGCAAATAGCTCGTGGTCTGGCACACCATAGGTTTTTATCTTTGAAAGGAACATTTCTATCAATTCCATTTTCTTAAACGTCATCGTTGGTCGTTTTGAAAGTTTGTTCGAGCTGATACAACCAGGGTTCAATACACTGATGAGTCTACAAATAAAAAATGATACAAATATAAAGTAAAGCAGCTTCTCCGGGAAAGATGGGACAAtatttgaaattgtttttgttCGTATCAcgtaaaaatagatgaaaaaatatgttttgaatatattggttgtggggtaagaagtttgcttcccaaccatatgatctcgggttcggtcccacagtatggctctttgggcaagtgtcttctactattgcctctggTCAACTAAAGGCTTCTGAGTGAATCTGGTACACGGAACCAAAGAATCCCGTCGCGTGCGTCACCACAATCTTTATCTCTTTCAAGTTCCACTCCAATTACTCACACTCATCTGATACAGGCTAGCTCTATAACCTTCGCTCTCTACAACACTCACTCAGTCAGTCGAGAGGTTTGTTAGTCTTGCGAGTTACAtgatgacctcactagtgctataacctcgaaaaaaaaaaaaaaaaagtcaccaaGGACACTTTGTAAACTGGCTGATATTAAGGGGGATTCAGCATCAAtcaaaaactatgccaaaaattGAGACACGGGATCAAAACAGTCCCTTGATCCTTCGGAATTTGTTAATCCGTTCAGTCAATGCCAACGtagaaggcagacgttaaataatAATGACGTGTCTCACGTGTATAACCGTTAGAACAGGAgaggaataaaagaatttaaactcCCTTCAATTATTCATTTGAGTCTTAACATCATTTGGATCCTTGAAATTCGGTTGTGACTAGGAGCCTCATGACGTAATCTGATATAATCTAATTCGGCACTCAATGCCAAATTCTGCTTCATCTCTAATTCAAAAGATTACATTAAAATCTATGAGTAATCTCTTTCACAAAGACATAAAAACAATTGTTGGTCGGCTAATGGTTATGGATTAGCTTGTTTACTTCGTATACAGTCTCGTTTATCACTGATTCGTTGTCACAGATGCGAGTTAACGCGGTACGATCAATTGTGATCTATGTTACGCTTAACACGAATTGATCCGGGATAACACGGGTCAACAATCAGTCAAAGATTTAGTTTGTTATAAATTGCTTCTGTCCACTTCCTTAACTTGGCAGGATTTTTCCAGCAGTCGCTTCTAACCGTGTTAACAAACCTGCATCGAGCTGCAAGTCACGGAATAAGTCTTTCCTTGGACATTATCTGCTGGAAATACCATTTTGAAACGTTGTACAtgtgtgatctctctctctctctctcctctctctctctctctctctctctctcaatacttAATCCACTCCCTCCAAGCATCAGTGAATGTGGAATCATTCACAGTGCAAAATATGTATTCCGTTTCATTAATGTTATCACTTGAAGATTTCATCTCTTTtcacaatttattttcatttctctcgcATCCTAAAACAAGATTTAATGCACACACGCCTAAACGaatacagacgcatacacaacgggcttctacAGTTTCCAGCTCCCGTATTCCACTCACAAAGTATCAGTCAggccaaagctatagcagaacacactcGCCAAATGTGACGCTCAGTTGGACTGGACCCCGAACTAGGCAGTTGAAAAGCAAGCATTAACCAAAAATCCATCGTTGCAACCAACTACGGCGCTACGTTTTAGATTCGCTCTGCAGACCCGCTTTGAGAAATCACAACGAACTTGGGTTCTATAGAATACGAATGAAGTGGTCAGCTTTATGTTCCATCGAGGAGTTAAATGTGATCGAATGATATATTGATTCTAAAGTTTAGCTGCAAGAAAGAAAACACTGCAAACGCGAACGTTTgactgaatgaaaataaaaaaaagagagaacagaGCTGAAGACAATACACTTACTTAGCTAGAAGGTATCCATCAGAGAGTACACTTTCAAAGTTCGCGCGATTACCAGAAACGTCAAATTCTTGAGGGTCACCATGTTTTTCTAAAACATCATGAATCCACTGAAGACCTTCTGATGCTAACGCTTCATCGTACTTTGAatccacctaaaaaaaaaaaaaaaaaaaggtaattaaaaataAGTTATTATCGTATTTCCTTTTCCCCGCCTAATACATGTGATATCAGCAGCTTCAGTCAttaaagctaaaaataaaaaaaaagtagatatGTTTAAGCCCCAAGAACACGTGTTGCTCGTCTAACGATATTAATGCCAAAAGTGCAACCAATTTTCAGTGAGAATTTACTGTAACACTGACGCTCCTTAGTAACTTTAAACTAAATATTCCACTGGCATCTCAATCGTTTGAAGGCTCTCCCTTCCTACCAGCAGCGTAGTAAGAGCTCTCAGTACACTAAGGTGgggcaaatatacatatagtgtggaggcgcaatggcccattggttagggcagcggtttcgattcccaggccgggcgttgtgagtgtttattgagcgaaaacacctaaagctccacgaggctctgacaggggatggtggtgaaccctgctgtactctttcaccacaactttctctcactctctgtttctgctgtacctgtatttcaaaaggccagccttgtcacacactgtgtcacgccgaatctccccgagaactacgttaagggtacacgtgtctgtggagtgctcagccactcgtacgttaatttcaggagcaggctgttccgttcgtcggatcaactggaaccctcgtcgtaaccgacggagtgccaacatAGATATAGTCCCCATCCTGCCCTAGCAGACACGATAGCTTATAGTGAGGAGGAATTTTGCGCCTCTTAATATCTCCATTCAAGACCCaactcctctcctccccctcttgcTTCTAGCTGTGCCTCTGCTGCTTCCAACTATCGTCTTTCGAGACATTGTCGTGAAAGCCTGAGGAAGATTCTcacccaacaagaaaacaaatcaTAACCAGACAAATAATTGTATTCACTAATCTAAAATAGTGAGCTTTCTTTTCAACATCATAGTATATTACCAACGGTAGAATCAATAGTACTATAAACTTTTGTACACTTAGTTACGTCCCTTTGAGTTTTGCACTcatgtcctcctcctcctaccaccatcaccgctgccACCGAGATTGACTTAACCTTGTATTGTTCAGAGGCCAATAAATTTCAACGAATCTTACCGAGGATTTATCACTCcctttataaaaaaatttgattttgtaTCAATGTTAGACACAAATAGTGCAAAGAAATCTattcttaaataataatatatattatataatatatatatatatatatatatttaaccttttagcatttaaacaggtcataccaggcccaaatattctgtttcatgttcaaaataGCCAGATCTGGACCTTTCTCACCTACCCTCAAATGTCATTCGAAAAATAATTACATCATCGAAATGCATGGATAATTCAGAACAATGTGGATGAATAATTTTAACATTtgatggagtaatctgaatgctcacAGGTTGAATTTCAAGATACACATTCGGGAATAATGCAAGTGCCAATTTTCAAATTGAAACTGAACTAGTTTTTatacaatgataaatatatatatatatatatatatatatatatatatatatatatatatatacatatatatatactagcagaatagcccagcgttgctcgggcttgttttcttttcgaccatttagaattggaatttttgaaaagtaaaaattgtcactctctttaagtgaacatttttctggttgaaatacaccgaaaaatgaggacacagcagtaaaaaaaaatcgtaaaagaataggaattttcatagaaaaaaggcaccttgatgtaaataatgtttggtgttaacatggtccgatttgatttttttttcttttacggaaGGAGGAGCaaaccttctatcatactctcaattttggtcaactcgcGCCGCAGGGtcccggaggagatagtgttagttgaaggctaccaaacctgccacacacagacaacttcagctttatatatataatatatattatatatatatatatatatatatatataatatatatatatatatatataaatcgatttaaaaaaataaagtgacTATGACGCCAGCTTGACAGGTtgttctaaatttatttattctcatCGGCTGTTATGAATTATTCGCAAGTATTAAGTTGCTCACACGACCTATTCATAAAGTTTATCTTGATTGTTAAAGACAAGCCCAACTTATAAACAAGACATTAGTCGCAATGTTAAACATCAGCTAACTTGCACATTCCTTTCCTTTTAAGGAAAGGCTATaacaaaaaattgtttgtcaTAGCAATGGCTGACGAGTCAACAGTGAAATTTTCGCCGGACTGCGAcatcaaataagaaaaaaaaaaagactatgtaACTGTTGGCAGCTGATACTTTATGACGTCAGCATAGGTCAAGGGTAGGCTGTCAACAGCTGGAACAGCCAATGTCTTGATACATATCTTAAATGTGAAGAAGTTTCAAGAAGGACGGTATTACATTTTGTCTTGCTGACGCCAGAGTCATTTTAGTCCATTCAAGATGTTTTACATGATTATAAATCAGCCCTGTATTTGATTCGTACATTAATAGACTTGACCCCGGAAATTTGAAAAGAAGCGTTGAAGTGTGTAATGTAGTGCTTAGTGGTAGTTAATTACAACTTCTTTTATTACGAGTTCAAACATcagcaaggtcaactttaccattcatctttCAGAGGACTGGGTtagtaaaataaagtagcagtcagatacgagatagagatatataattcCTTTTTAGGAAATTTGAGTACGAATTCCATGGGCAGCCCTCAACTTTTTCGAGCCAAGGAGTGTTTTAACCCAatatcatttatagctttatctacttcgaggtCCACCTTTCAAAGGAAGGTTATTTCATGTTCTCCCGAAGTTTacaaattcttatgacgtcagtgtgcgtgtgtttctataATGCAGTCTAGATGTGAATGGAAATATAATCAAAAACTTAGATATGatgtaataaagaaattttttttttttacatttaaaataattcgGCATCAGACTGGAGCTAAATACAAAATACTTGAAGCTTTTTGCATGAAAAGAAAAGCCAAGAGAGTGATGGAGCTTCCTTGATAATATCACCCATTGCTTTTACCATAATTTCATTACGAGACTGTACCCCTCCCCTCCATCCTCAAGACAAAGAATTATTCCAAAATTGATTGCCCAGAAAGAATAACGTCGTTTAGAAACGAAAAGTTCGTATTTCGGTGTGTGTCAGCGATTCGAAAGTTTGAGAGGACTTGTACAATTCtgcaaatgattttttaaaattttattggtGGAGATGTTGACTGACAAGAACCAATCAGAATCATGAAAATAGACTCGTAGCAATTCGGAGAACagggataaaaaaatatatatggttttAACGGTTGAGATGCAACAGCCAAGAATAAATGGCTGGAAGAATCCAAGAAGCTCAAATGTTATCTGTGAGATAACTACAGAATATGAAGAGAGAATTTTGGGCATCTTTATTTTCTCCATGCTAGATTCATTTGACAACTTTTAGTTTAGAAATGAAAACACTTAAACCGACAACGTCGTTATAAACCGGCACGTAGTTATAACTTATATCGGTCATTTTTAGTTCCAAATTACAGCTGTCACAGATGTTCTTAGGCAAGGCCATTAAGTTATGCTTTTCATCAGAGATCGATCGTTagtcataattaaaaaaaaaaaaaaatcaatgttgctGATATTTGCCGGATGTTTGTAGCTAAAATCGAACAAGAGattgatggataggtagatagctaATTTAAAGCGGGGGTGTTTTAATGTGCTTCTATTTCCCAATGGTAAAAGCAGCGTAAAGAAAATTAGTTTTCCACCCTCAAAACCACTTAGCCGACACGACTGTACGGAAAGGTCTCTTCGCCACCCCACCCCCCGAGATTTATTTGGTACATGACAAGAATGTTGCctggctcaatatatatatatatatatatatatatatatatatatatatatataagaaattaaaagaagggaaaatacgcacacttacatagttttaatataatttttaatatatcgaccggtttcgctatcactattcatgatattatgttttgaatatatattttttctta from the Octopus sinensis unplaced genomic scaffold, ASM634580v1 Contig11308, whole genome shotgun sequence genome contains:
- the LOC115228887 gene encoding myophilin, whose translation is MNNRAKKCGISADVQAKVDSKYDEALASEGLQWIHDVLEKHGDPQEFDVSGNRANFESVLSDGYLLAKLISVLNPGCISSNKLSKRPTMTFKKMELIEMFLSKIKTYGVPDHELFATIDLTEAQNLNQVVVCLQGLGRKARANGEIGFGPQESQANVRTFTEEQLNAGNSVISLQYGSNKGASQAGMSFGKSRKILD